Genomic segment of Ruegeria sp. TM1040:
GGGCTCTGATGGAGAATTAACGATCTTGAGAGCGCTTACAGCCAGTCGCGTAGGATCGTGATCAGTGGGATATCCGCTGGCGGCATGGGGTAGTCCCGCAGCTCTTGTGGGCGCACCCATTTTAGCACCTGACCTTCACGCGCTTGCGGTATGCCCTCCCACTTGCGGCAGGCAAAGAGTGGCATCAGCAGGTGAAACTTCTCATAAGAGTGGCTGGCAAAGGTCAGAGGAGCAAGGCAGCTCGACCAGGTGTTGATCCCCAGCTCTTCTTGCAGCTCCCGGATCAGAGCGACCTCCGGAGTTTCGCCAGCTTCGACTTTGCCACCCGGAAATTCCCAGAGCCCAGCCATGGATTTGCCTTCGGGACGTTGCGCCAGAAGAATGCGCCCCTCCACATCAATTAGCGCAACGGCTGAGACCAGAACGACTTTTTTGTCAGTGCTCATGAGCGATAGTCCGCGTTGATGGTGATGTACTGATGGGTCAGATCGCAGGTCCATACGGTTGCGACACCGGTTCCGATGCCAAGATCGACCTTCAGGGTGATTTCGTCTTTCTTCATTTCTGCGGCGCCGAGGTCCTCTTTGTAAGAGGGGGCAACCCAGCCTTTTTCGGCGACCAGAACATCGCCAAACGAGATCGACAGGCGGTCGCGATCCGCTTGGGCTCCAGACTTGCCGATTGCCATGACAACGCGACCCCAGTTGGGATCCTCGCCCGCAATCGCCGTTTTGACCAATGGTGAGTTTGCAATCGCAAGCCCATGCACCTTGGCCTCGGCATCATTGGCGGCGCCGGTGATTTGGATCTCGACGAATTTGGTGGCGCCTTCG
This window contains:
- the mutT gene encoding 8-oxo-dGTP diphosphatase MutT, translated to MSTDKKVVLVSAVALIDVEGRILLAQRPEGKSMAGLWEFPGGKVEAGETPEVALIRELQEELGINTWSSCLAPLTFASHSYEKFHLLMPLFACRKWEGIPQAREGQVLKWVRPQELRDYPMPPADIPLITILRDWL